In Spirosoma sp. KUDC1026, the sequence TGCCGTGGTATCTACCACCTGGACCGCCTGCCTGATCTACGGAGCGGCCTATAAAGATAAAATCGATGGCTGGCTACGCGCCGATACTCGTTCGATCGAAGAGGTTAAGGAACGAATTCTGCAATTTAAGGAAGAACCCGACCGACCAGCCAACCTGCTCGATCTGAGCACCATTCTGGCCCTGGGTTTCGGGGGCGGGGCGCTGGCTTACGGGCTGGCATACTGGCTTTCCACCAATTTACAACCCTACAAAGCGTCGCTTGCTACGTACGGTCTCGACCCCTTCACGTCGAACTTCCTCTGGGTGGTTATTCTGTCGACGTCACTGGGTATTGGGCTGTCGTTCACCCGCCTGCGCAAACTCGAAAAACTAGGCACCACCGATCTGGCCACGCTGTTCGTCTACTTCCTGATCATGACCATCGGTATGCGGCTTGACTTGTCCAATCTGGGCGGCAATCCGGGTCTGTTTCTGGTTGCGGTGATCTGGATGCTGATTCACATCCTGGTGATGCTGATTACGGCCCGGATCATCAGGGCGCCGTATTTCTTCGTGGCGGTAGGGAGTCAGGCAAATATTGGTGGGGTCTCGACGGCTCCGGCAGTGGCCTCCATCTTCCACCCCGCCCTCGCTCCCGTTGGCGTCCTGCTGGCGGTATTAAGTCATGTACTGGGCACCTACGGCGGCCTGATCACGGGCTGGCTGATGCGCCTGACGTTCTAATTTACTGGCCCTTTACGGTCTATAACGAAACACCTGCTCGATACAGATCGAATCCACCCTTGCCGCCGGGACGGTTGGATGAGAAAATCAGGAGTTTGTTGGTGTACTCCATATTCCGATGCAGAATAGGGCGGTACTCGTCGTAGCTGGTATTGATAGACGGGCCAAAGTTGACCGGGGCCGACCAGTGGCTGCCATTCCATTTGCTGTAGTACAGATCATACCCCCCGTAACCGCCCGGCCGGTTGGACGTAAAGACGATCGTCTCGTCCTGGATAAACGGGCATTTGGTTTCTCCCGCTGACGCTAGTTCGGGCACCCGCTCGACAGGCACGTCGGTTAACGTAGGGAGATTGGTCTGCAATTCTGTTGGGGCGATAGCGGGTAGCGTAGCCCTATAAATGGCGAACGAACCAGCTCGGTTCGACGTAAAATAGATGGCGCTCCGGTCTTTATCAAACGTAGGATAACCATCATCGGCGGGGGAGTTCAGGAACGGGAGCGGTAGAGGAGCTGCGAAGGGTTTGTTGTTTATCGTCGTACTGCCGGACGTAACCGGTTGATTCGTCGGAACATTCTGGTAGTTATGCGTCAGGTATACATCCAGATTACCCGTCCGGTCAGAGGCAAATAATAGTAGGTATTCGGCGTAATGAGTCGCAAACCCATCCTGACGTAAATCGCGATCGTACGAAAGCAGATATGGGCCTAGTTCATTGTCATTGGAATTGGCTTTATCAGCAGCCCAACTTATGGGCATTTGTTCTTCTACGACATGTAGCCCCCCGTAAGGTTTGTTATCAAGGGTGAACTTTCCACTCTTCCGGCTAAAGCTGTAATTGAGCGTTTCCCGAACCAGATTAAAATCCTTTCGCCCGCCCCGTTTTGACGAGAACACTAGAGGTACTACGTCGCCATACGACGGAGCCGTCGAGTTGTAATCATCATCAACCGAGTTGATGTCACCCAGGTTAACGACTTCCTTAGGAAAGGTACCCTGGTGGTAATCATTCAGGCCAAGAATATCACAACCCAGTAGAGCGGGAATCAGGCAGGCAAGGAAGAAGGTCTTTTTCATGGTGGAGACATGTTTCAAATAACGACCCCAGTTTTGCCGGAGTCGTTGCAATGCAAAAGCCTACCAGAAAAAATCTTTACTGCCGTTACGCGGGTTGCTTCGCCGACGCAATCAGTTTTCACTCGTCTCCCACAAATCCCGCACCTTCGATAGATCGTATGATTCGTCAGAGGAAGGTTTCTGGCGCGTGTCGCCGAGTCAATTGAAGTAAAAATAGCTGCCCGTTACGTCGGCAAACGCGGCATCACTGGTCAGTTGCGCCAGGCCTTTCGAGTAACTCTTCATCAAAAACGCAGCATCGATCTGCTGCCATTCCTGAGCCGAAAAGTCTTGATGCGTAGCGAGGTGGTGTCGGAGGGTTGACATAACGTTTAAATTTTATTCGCCGAAGTAATCGTTATCCATTCGCTTGATCTCATACGTCTGTTGGAGCGTAACCCCCAGATTGTAATCAATCATTAACTGGGCTAACTGTTCGCCGTCAATCAACGCTATCTTCGTCTCGTTACGAGGTACATACTCTAATGCTTCCCGCGAGAAATTGGAAGTGGTAATAAATACGCCTTTCTTGGCTCCTTGTCCAGCCAGCGCACCAACAAACTTATGCAGTTCGGGTCGGCCAACTACATTACCCGGAGCCCACCGTTTTGCCTGTATGTAAATAACATCCAGGCCAAGTTTGTCTTCTTTTATAGTTCCATCAATCCCTTCGTCACCACTTTTACCTGTCACCAAGGCTCGACCAGCATCCTGAATGGAACCTCCGTAACCCATTTTTACCAGTAGCTCAACCACAAGTTTTTCGAAGAAGGCCGGTGGCAATGAGATTACCTTGTTAAGCAGATCCTGTGCCAGCGTTTTTCGGATGCGTTCGTAGGCACTATCAAGTGTTTCTTCCGGTGTTTGCTGAATATTCTCATCGGTCAAAGATGCCGTTAGGTCAACAGCAACCTCTTCCTTCTTAGGAGTTTGAAACTCAACAAACTCAGGGAATTGCTTTAAGAATTTAACATTAATCTCCGTGGGTTTTTGCTTCAAAACCTGTTTTCCTCGCTCGGTTATGATTACCATAGCGCGTTTTGGAGAATCCAGTAAGCCTGCTTTCTTCAGATATGTTCTAGCCCAGCCAATCCGATTTCCAAATAGAAAAGTCTGGCCACTGGGCAAGAGCTCACTTTTTTCTTCCTCTGTTAGTTTATACTGGCTGCTTAACGTTTCTACTAAATCGTTGAATTTATATTCACGACCATCCGCTACTAACTTCAGCAGTGGTAGCATGGCACTTTGATAATCTGGTATAGGCATGGAAACGTATTACAAATTTTTCCGAATATACTCTGTAGCAAGTATGCTTCAGTAAGCTTTATCTCCTTTTTCTAGTTGCCTGCACCAATCCGAAAACCATCTTGTTAACGAAAGCAACAGAACCTGACTGACCTGCAATGCCAATTCCACATAAACTCCTGAGCCGGAAAGACGAAATTACCGCCGACTTTCTCAAGCTACTGAATGAGCATTTTGACAATCTGCTGAGTGGCCGTACCGATCAAATGTTTCATAGCCGCGATTTTGCAGAACGGCTTTTCATTCATCCCACCCACCTCGGCAACACCATTAAGCTGACAATGGGTAAATCGCCCTGCGACCTGATGGAAGAACGTATGGTAGAAGAAGCGCAGAAAATGTTGCTCACCACTAACATGAGCGTAGCCGAAATTGGCAACCGACTCACTTATAGCGAGTCGACCAACTTCATCAAGTTTTTTAAGAGCATGACTGGTACAACACCCCTGCGGTATCGAAAACAGCATCTGTCAGAGTTGCAGGATCGTCTGCCGCAGGATCGCCTGCCGCAAACGATCTTGCAGTCAGAATTGGTACTTGCGTAAATTCTGGAAGATAGACCATTTTTTTAGTGCCAGTCGGTATCACCTTTGTCTTGTTAAACACAACCACTATGACAACGACAAAGATTGCGCTGGTAACCGGCGGCAGCCGTGGACTAGGTAAAGACATGGCGCTCAACCTCGCCAAGAAGGGGATTGACGTACTACTCACGTATAATAGCAAACAGGACGAAGCACAAGCTGTCGTTAGTGAAATTGAGCAGATGGGACAACGGGCCGCTGCGCTTCAACTCGACACGAGCAATGTAGCCTCATTCGACGCCTTTTTCGAGCAGGTTAAGCCAACCCTTGCCCAGACCTTCCAGGCTGAGCAATTCAACTTTCTGATTAATAACGCTGGGACTGCACTCTACGCTCCCTTCGCCGAAACAACCGAGGAACAGTTCGATCAGGTCTTCAACATTCACCTCAAAGGTGTTTTCTTCCTGACGCAGAAAGCTCTGCCTTTAATCGCTGACGGGGGACGTATCATTAACATATCGTCGGGATTGGCGCGGTTTTCCATGCCGGGTTCGTCGGCCTATGGCTCAATGAAAGGGGCTATTGAAACCCTGACCCGCTACCTGGCGAAAGAACTTGGTCCGCGTGGTATTGCTGCCAACGTAGTAGCACCGGGCGCTATTGCCACCGATTTCGGTGGAGGCCGCGTGCGCGACAATGCTGAACTCAATAAGCAGGTAGCCTCCGCAACCGCCCTGGGCCGCGTTGGTGTGGCCGAAGACATTGGTGGTGTGGTCGCCTTCCTCTGCACCGACGAAGCCCGCTGGATTAATGGTCAGCGGATTGAAGCGTCTGGGGGTATGAATTTGTAGTAACGTCGATTTAGCCAAAAAAGAAAAGCCGTGAGCTAGTTGATGCTTACGGCTTTTCTTTTTGTCTCTGCTTCCTCTTTTAGTCTTCCAACGTAACCGGATTTCTCACTTATATTCGAATTCGTTTTCTCCTTAATTTAGTTGTCAGCTTTCGCTACTAAGATTACTCATTGGTTTCTCCCGAACGTCTATTCATACCACTACAACTGTATGACAACAGGTGTATTTACTCCTCCCCCTAAACCGACGACCCGACAGCACCTGGACCGATGGAGCTTTCAAACGTTACGTTGGTCAAGTGTCTTACTTATAACCACCGTCTGGACCAGCGCGGCCTTGTTTGGACTTTATATTCTGGCCTATTATGCCTCGGCGCTGTACGAAGGCAAGATGGTTCGCTGGAATCAGGTACTGCCTCGCTTATACGAACCGAGCACAACTGCCGCGACTACGGGTATCGGCTTACACTTTGCCGCAGGAGGTATCATTCTGGTACTGGGTAGCATTCAACTGGTTGATGGTATTCGAGTGCGTTTTCCGGCGGTACACCGCTGGCTTGGCCGCGTGTACGTACTGGCTTGCCTGCTAACGGCCATTGGGGGCCTCACCTTCATCCTGCTTAAAGGCACCATTGGGGGAGCCGCGATGAACATTGGCTTTGCGCTGTATGGTCTGCTGATGCTGGTTTCAGCCGTGGCAACGTATCGTTACGCCGTTTTGGGTGATATAAATCGGCATCGGGCGTGGTCACTTCGGTTATATGCGCTGGCGATTGGCTCGTGGCTGTACCGGATCGACTACGGATTCTGGGTCATGCTAACGGATGGTCTGGGACACAACAATACCTTCAGTGGGCCATTTGACCGATTTATGGCGTTCTTCTTTTACCTGCCGAATTTACTTGTTGTCGAGCTATTCGTTCGGGCGGGGCATCGGCATGTAGCTCCCATAGCCCGATTCCTGGCTTCGTTCGTCCTGCTGTTCGTGACCACTTTCTTACTGGTTGGCACGTATTACTTCACGCTTTATTATTGGGGGCCGGCCATCGTGAATTGGGTAACGGGCGCTGAGCAGGTACTGGGGCAACCCGGTCATTAAAACAACAGGGCGGTTGTTCCGAGCGAACCCGGAACAACCGCCCTGTTTGTAAACTTTAGACTGTCTTACTTTATCTCACCGACCATGTCACCAGGGATCACCCACTGGTCGAACTCTTCGGGTGTTACATAGCCAAGCTGAACCGCCGTTTCTTTCAGCGTCGAGCCGTTTTTGTGAGCAGTCTGCGCGATTTCAGCCGCTTTGTAGTAGCCGATTTTGGTGTTCAGCGCCGTCACCAGCATTAGTGACGAATCAACGTGCTTTTTGATGTTGGCTTCGATGGGTTCGATGCCTTCCGCGCATTTGTCATTGAACGATACGCAGACGTCACCAATCAGGCGGGCCGAGTGCAGGAAGTTGTAGATCATGACCGGCTTGAACACGTTCAGTTCGAAATGACCCGTCATACCGCCAATGTTGATGGCTACGTCGTTCCCCATTACCTGCGCGGCCACCATCGTCATGGCTTCGCACTGGGTTGGGTTCACTTTACCCGGCATGATCGACGAGCCCGGCTCGTTGTCCGGAATGTGCAGCTCGCCAATGCCCGCCCGTGGTCCCGACGACAGCATCCGGATGTCGTTACCGATTTTCATCAGGCTGGCGGCAACGGTTTTCAATGCACCGTGGGCTTCCACAATGGCGTCGTGGGCCGCCAGCGCTTCAAATTTATTTTCGGCCGTAACGAACGGCAGTCCCGTCAGGTCGGCAATGTGTTTCGCTACGTTCTCCGAGTAACCCGCGGGGGTGTTGATGCCCGTGCCGACGGCCGTACCGCCCAGTGCCAGTTCGCTCAGGTGGGCCAGCGTGTTGTTGATTGCCCGCAGGCCGTGGTCCAGCTGTGATACGTAGCCCGAGAACTCCTGACCGACCGTCAACGGTGTAGCATCCATGAAGTGGGTCCGGCCGATCTTCACGACGTGCATAAACTGCTTTGCCTTGGCGTCGAGCGTATCGCGTAGTTTCTTAATGCCCGGAATCGTTACGTCCAGCAGGATTTTATAGGCGGCAATGTGCATAGCCGTCGGGAACGTATCGTTCGACGACTGCGACTTGTTTACATCATCGTTGGGATGCAGGAATTTCTTCTCGTCGGTGAGCTGACCGCCTTTCAGGACGTGACCCCGGTAGGCAACCACCTCATTCACGTTCATGTTTGATTGCGTACCCGAGCCCGTCTGCCATACCACCAGCGGAAACTGATCGTCCAGCGAACCGGTCAGAATTTCATCGCAAACCTGCCCGATCAGATCGCTTTTTTCCTGAGGCAGCACACCCGCGTCGAGGTTCGTCAGGGCCGCTGCTTTCTTCAGATAAGCAAATGCCTGAATGATCTCACGGGGCATTTTATTAATGTCCTGCGCAATTTTAAAGTTTTCGATTGAGCGCTGGGTTTGGGCGCCCCAGTAGACATTGGCCGGTACCTGTACCTGACCCATCGTGTCTTTCTCGATGCGGTATTCCATGTATAAAGGGTGAAAGAGCGAATGAGTGAAAGAGTGAGTGTTCCAGAGCCTTTCGCTCTTTCGCTCTTTCACCCTTTCACTCTTTAATTTCGCAAAGGTATGATGCAAGAGAACATGGTTGACGTGAATTCTTATCTTTGTCCAGTTGTTGTCAAGTAACAGAATGAAAACTGTCAAATAACGATGCATGTACCAATTCAGAAAATCATAGCTGGCCTTGGGGGCGACCGCTACTTAAAAAATCCGGTACGTCACGAATTTGACCTACTCACGCTAATTAGCCAGGGCTTGCCTATGGAGTCGGTTGCTTTCCTTCAGCAAAAACTTGGTTTTACGAACAAAGAGATGAGCCATATTCTAGCTATTTCTGAAAGTACGTATCAACGGAGAATCCGGACAAAATCGCGATTAACCCAGGACGAGACAGAAAAGGCTATATCGCTATCAGAGCTATACGCAAAAGGAATTGAAGTTTTCGAAGACCAAGCCGATTTCGACTATTGGCTCAATTCACCAATTCCAGCTTTGCAGGATAATAAACCCGTTGATTTGCTAAGCTCTATGCTGGGGCGAAAACAGGTCATGAACGTGTTAAACGCTCTACTACATGGCCTATTTTCATAAAAGGTCGCTGTAAATGAAAGAGCGATCGTCTATAAGAGCGTGTTGGGGAATTACATTTGGTTCAAACCTCAAATACGCTGTAGTATCACTTGAATGTTAGCCAAATACAGCCAGTTGACCGAAGAAGCTACCGTATACTCATAGTCCTTGACGATCCGGCGGAAGAAATTGGTCCAAGCGATGCTGCGTTCGACTACCCATCGCTTAGCTACTGGTACAAAGCCTTGAGCGGACTCGGGACGCGAGGCTTTTTCAAATACAATACTCCACCCCTCCAACTCACGGGCAAACACGCCGTTATAAGCTTGATCGCCGTAGATTTTCTCCAGCCGTTCGCCTACGCGCTGACCTCCCCCCGGAAAAGCGTTCCAGTATAAAGTAGAGAAAATCGGGCGATTTGGATTAACTTAAATCAAACAAATCGTCATGAAGAAAACCAAGTTCACCGAAGCGCAAATCGTCTTTGCTCTCAAGCAAGCTGAGACCGGAGTAGCCGTGGCTGAAGTATGCCGCAAAATGGGAATTAGCGAGGCTACCTATTACAATTGGAAGAAGAAGTATGGCGGATTGGGTGTTGCCGAACTGCACCGATTACGCCAGTTGGAAGAAGAAAACCGTCAGCTGAAACAGCTAGTGGCCGACCTGAGCCTGGACAAACAAATGCTTCAGGATGTGCTCAAAAAAAAGCTTTGAGGCCAGTTCAGCAAAGGAAACTGGCCTCAAGTTTAATGGAAAACTATCGCGTTTCAGCCCGTCGTGCCTGCTCTGTTATTCAATTCCGTCGATCCTCTTTGCAGTTCAAGTCTCGTCGTCGAGATGACTCCGTGATCCGGAAACGAATCAAAGAAATTGCCCAAGTAAGGGTTCGGTACGGTTATCAGCGGATTTATGTGCTGTTGCGCCGGGAAGGCTGGCGTGACAACCACAAAAGGGTCTATAGGGTGTATTGTGAAGAAGGATTGCATCTCAGAAGCAAGCGTCCCCGTCGTAATCGAGCCGCTGCCCACCGGTTAGAGCGCCCCCAACTCTCCAGTATCCATCAGTGCTGGAGCATGGACTTTGTGGCTGATCAGCTATTTGATGGCCGAAAAATCCGGGCCTTAACTGTAGTCGATAATTATAGTCGCCAGTGCTTAGCCATCCATGTCGGCCAATCATTAAAGGGTGAAGACGTGGTGGCCGTAATGAATCACTTAAAAATTGTAGATTTGGCTGTACCCGAACGGATTCAAGTGGACAATGGCAGTGAATTTATCTCAAAGTTCCTGGACAAGTGGGCTTATGATAACAAAGTGACGCTGGACTTTTCAAGGCCAGGAAAGCCAACGGATAATGCGTTTATCGAGTCATTTAATGGTAGTTTCCGGGACGAGTGCTTGAACGCTCACTGGTTCTTATCGCTAGACGATGCTCGGGAAAAAATTGAACACTGGAGGCAAGAATATAATAGCTTCCGCCCCCACAGCTCTCTTGGTGGTTTAACCCCAGATGAGGTTGGAAAGGGAAAAGAAAAACCAACACATGAACGTCCGATCCTCAATCTTTGAGCGGAACGCTTTTCGGGTGGACCTCATGAACGATCCTCAATCTTTGAGCGGAACGCTTTTCGGGTGGACCTCAGAACGTCCGATCCTCAATCTTTGAGCGGAACGCTTTTCGGGTGGACCTCACGCGCCACAGCATGTTGGTGATCAATGGCACGGCTAAGGGGCCGTCAGCCTCGTTAGCCGCCGATACGTCAGCTACCCACAAGCGCCCCTGGGTATCCACGATTAGAGTTCGTTTGCGGCCATTGATACGCTTGTTGCCGTCTAGACCGCGCTGTTCACAGATCATGGGATGCAACTTAACGCTTTGTGAATCAATGCATAGTACTGATGGATGACTTGCTCGTCCGGCTTGCTGACGGTCGAGTTGATTCAAAGCAGCGTTGATCTGCTCAAATATACCAGCCTGTTTCCACTGATCGAAATAGTAGTACACCGCCTGCCAGTGTGGCCAATGCGAGGGCAGGTTACGCCACTGACAGCCGGTTCGAAGCAACCACAACAAGGCGTCTACGATGTGGCGCAAATTATGAGTCCGCTTGCGTCGAAGGTCAAAGAAAGGCGAAATTGCGGCCCATTGAGGGTCGGTCAGTGGTTGCCACTGTTTAGTCATTGCTTCATGTCTTGGTCGACACAAAGTTGACACGACTCTCAAGCTTTCTCAATTCCCCAACACGCTCTAAAGATCAGGTCAATCTATTTTCACCTCTATGAAATTATATCGCATTACGGCAACGAAATACGCCAGCGATCTTACTGGAACAGGAGGGCTATTCGGACCTGGTCGTTGGCATCGGGAAGGCACCCGAATTTTATACGTAGCCGAATATATATCACTGGCAAAACTTGAGGTTCTGGCAAACTCACGGGTAATTCCTGCGAATCAATCTTTGGTAACGGTCGAGGTTCCGGAGACAGCCAGTATTACGGCCGTTGACACCGACAGTTTACCCTCCGACTGGCAAAAGATTCCTTACCTGGAAGAACTAGCCGATATAACCGAGCGATGGCTAAGTGAGCGTCAGTTCTGGATGATGCGCGTACCATCCGTCCACTCCCCCGCCGAATTTAATTACCTGCTCAACCCACTACATCCCGAGCACACTACGCTCAAACTGCTCAGCATCGAACCGCACGGATTCGACTCCCGGCTTAAGTAATTGTCTAGTTACCAATTGTCTATGAGGTACTGTGCCTTCTGGTAAGCTAGACTGAACGTATCAGAATAGCTTACTGGCTGGGACAATCCTTGTCCATCTTTTCTTCGCGAAACAGCAAAAAAATAGCGGATAATTTAAAAAAATCATCCGCTATAAACTATGAATTAAGACGTAGTTATTCTTTGTCGATCGACCCAACAACGCGTTTCATGAATGTATTCAACGCATCCTTCTGACTCGCGCCTTCCCGGATTAGTTTATTTACTTCAATGGCACCGTACATATTGGAAATCAATTCACCAATAACGTCTAACTCTTCGTCTTTCAACGTCGGCAATTCAGTGAGATTTTCCAGCGTTTCAATTGTTTCAAGCACAAAATCTTCGTCGTTCGTCTCAATAAACTGAACTAAATGCTTAATTACTGGCAACTTCATTGAGCAACGAGGATAAGGCTTCCATTTTATTTGTCTGCACCTGATTGACCAGTTTACCGTTTTTAAAAGCGGCAAACGTTGGCAGGTTCGTTACGTTCGCTAATTTCCGCGACTCTGGGAAATTTTCTGCATCGGCAATAATAAACTGAACACCTTCGGTTTCAGAGGCCAGTTTTTTAAATTTTGGCTTCATGATCCGGCAGTTTCCGCACCACGAAGCGGAATATTGTACCAGAACAACATCGTTCGTTCCAACGATATCGAGCAGATTATCTTGATCTAATTCCTGTACCATGTTTGTTGTCGGTTAAATTAATTAGCAGACAAATAGCTGGCTACGCCATCGCGGGTAGCGTTCATCGCATCTTTACCCTCTTCCCAGTTAGCCGGACAAACTTCACCGAACTTCTGTACGTGTGCATACGCATCGATCAGGCGCAGATACTCCTTCACATTGCGGCCCAGCGGCATGTCGTTAACGCTCTCATGGAAGATTTTACCGTCTTCGTCAACCAGGTAAGTAGCCCGGTACGTTACGTTTGAGCCTTCCAGCATCATCGAATCATATTCTTCGTTGTAAACCGCTTTCTGAACGTCCAGGATACCTAGTACGTTCGACAGGTTGCGGGTCGTATCGGCCAGAATTGGATACGTAACGCCCTCGATACCGCCATTGTCTTTCGCCGTGTTCAACCAGGCAAAGTGAACTTCGTTGGTGTCGCACGAAGCACCAATAACAATTGTATTACGAGACTCAAACTCGGGCAGGGCCTCCTGAAATGCGTGCAATTCGGTTGGACAAACGAACGTAAAATCTTTTGGATACCAGAACAGTACAACTTTTTTACCTTTCATTGTAGCCTCTTTCAGGACGTTGATTTTCATATCATCGCCCATGTGATCCATAGCGTCTACCGTAATATCCGGGAACTGTTTTCCAACTAAGCTCATCTCTTTATTTGGTTGTATTATTGAGAATAGGTTACCTCTTTTATTATGCAAATATACATCATCAGGGGGCATGACTTTTATCTATATTTCCTATTTATATATAGCCCTGCTCTATAATTGATTAATTCGTAGTTCTGATTGGTACAAGAAAAGATGATACTTTGCTTTTAATTAGAAAAAATAGAACTCTTCAAATTAACTTGATTTTAATCAGGAAATTTTATGACGAATAAAGGAGGTATTTTTCCGATGTGTGGAGCTTTAAAATCAAAAACTCAAGTAGTTAAATGGGAGGTATTAAATAATTTAAATTATAATACGAATAATTTAAACTTTACTGTGGTAGTAGTATTTTTTCAGGTTAATTAAATATAGTAGCTAAAGCATTTGTCAGTTTAGATAAATTGAATAAGTACAGAGTTGCAGAGCGCCTTTGCTAGTAGTACGGTAGTCTGATCATCACACAGCAGGCTACAACTTTTTACCTGCGCCCAGGCAGATCACGGCTAATAGATTAACGTAGTACCTGCTGATGACCAAACCCTTCATCCTGGAGCGCCAATGCCTTTGTGGCCGCCCGGTAGAGAATGCTGGGGCAGAGTCCTTTAGCAATTTTTCAAAAAAATTTCTCTTCATATGTAGAGCTTTTTTATAAACTCAAGGTTACCGATACGTCTGTCCTATCAACACTGCCTACCGCTTAGTATATATATCAGATAGCTTGTTACCTCAAGTTACCCTTTCACAGCAACTGTCTTTTCGGGAGCGTTAATC encodes:
- a CDS encoding RES family NAD+ phosphorylase, with amino-acid sequence MKLYRITATKYASDLTGTGGLFGPGRWHREGTRILYVAEYISLAKLEVLANSRVIPANQSLVTVEVPETASITAVDTDSLPSDWQKIPYLEELADITERWLSERQFWMMRVPSVHSPAEFNYLLNPLHPEHTTLKLLSIEPHGFDSRLK
- a CDS encoding peroxiredoxin, which encodes MSLVGKQFPDITVDAMDHMGDDMKINVLKEATMKGKKVVLFWYPKDFTFVCPTELHAFQEALPEFESRNTIVIGASCDTNEVHFAWLNTAKDNGGIEGVTYPILADTTRNLSNVLGILDVQKAVYNEEYDSMMLEGSNVTYRATYLVDEDGKIFHESVNDMPLGRNVKEYLRLIDAYAHVQKFGEVCPANWEEGKDAMNATRDGVASYLSAN
- a CDS encoding thioredoxin family protein; its protein translation is MVQELDQDNLLDIVGTNDVVLVQYSASWCGNCRIMKPKFKKLASETEGVQFIIADAENFPESRKLANVTNLPTFAAFKNGKLVNQVQTNKMEALSSLLNEVASN
- a CDS encoding DUF6952 family protein codes for the protein MKLPVIKHLVQFIETNDEDFVLETIETLENLTELPTLKDEELDVIGELISNMYGAIEVNKLIREGASQKDALNTFMKRVVGSIDKE
- a CDS encoding IS5 family transposase, which gives rise to MTKQWQPLTDPQWAAISPFFDLRRKRTHNLRHIVDALLWLLRTGCQWRNLPSHWPHWQAVYYYFDQWKQAGIFEQINAALNQLDRQQAGRASHPSVLCIDSQSVKLHPMICEQRGLDGNKRINGRKRTLIVDTQGRLWVADVSAANEADGPLAVPLITNMLWRVRSTRKAFRSKIEDRTF